The following are encoded in a window of Thermoanaerobacter ethanolicus JW 200 genomic DNA:
- a CDS encoding GNAT family N-acetyltransferase: MLSLFKRPKKESQLVIREAKVKDARGIIKLLNSVGREKLYMVSETFNWSEEEEKQLIKNLDRNKDLILVADYGGEIVGCLTLFRYYGGRSPKVQHVGEIGISIDARFRNIGIGTKLFTEAINWAKSKGYEKLCLSVFSTNEVAIHLYKKFGFEEEGRRKKQFKIGDEYVDEVLMGLFL; encoded by the coding sequence ATGTTATCTTTGTTTAAAAGGCCCAAAAAAGAGTCTCAACTGGTTATAAGAGAGGCTAAGGTAAAAGATGCGAGGGGGATAATAAAGCTTTTAAACAGTGTTGGAAGAGAAAAATTGTATATGGTGTCAGAGACATTTAATTGGTCTGAGGAGGAAGAAAAACAGCTTATTAAAAATTTAGACCGCAACAAAGATTTGATCCTAGTGGCAGACTACGGTGGTGAAATCGTAGGCTGCCTTACTCTCTTTCGTTATTATGGAGGAAGGTCTCCTAAAGTACAACATGTAGGAGAAATAGGTATAAGTATAGACGCTCGATTTAGGAATATAGGAATCGGAACAAAGTTGTTTACGGAAGCTATTAATTGGGCAAAAAGCAAAGGCTATGAAAAACTTTGCCTCAGTGTTTTTAGTACCAATGAAGTAGCAATACACCTTTATAAGAAATTTGGTTTTGAAGAAGAGGGTAGAAGAAAAAAACAGTTTAAAATTGGTGATGAATACGTAGATGAGGTTTTGATGGGATTGTTTTTGTAA
- a CDS encoding bifunctional folylpolyglutamate synthase/dihydrofolate synthase codes for MNYEEAISYIHGTYKFGIKLGLENIRRLLNYMGNPQKNLKIIHVAGTNGKGSTSAFISNILQQAGYKVALYTSPYLEEFEERMRINGENISKEKLIYYVEYIKPIISRMVEEGYNHPTEFEVVTAIAFKYFYDEKVDFVVLEVGLGGRFDATNAIDFSLVSVITTIDYDHTDRLGHTLGEIAYEKAGIIKRNGVVVSFYQQPEALKVIIEACEVRNAYLTVLEKSNVIIKEQNPDFQIFDYKKYKDLKITLLGEHQIYNAALAIESVEKLKMYGYEITEKDIREGLYRAKWPGRLEVMRKKPYVVIDGAHNPQGMTVLKESLKLFKYDKLILVIGMLKDKDTQKMLDIIVPEADIIITTTPISERAYKASELAERIEKEKVIAIENIEEAVKYALDIAKEEDMVLFCGSLYMIGYVRPMLKKVIIKTYF; via the coding sequence ATGAACTATGAAGAAGCAATTAGCTACATACATGGTACATACAAATTTGGCATAAAGTTGGGATTAGAAAATATAAGAAGATTATTAAATTATATGGGGAATCCTCAAAAAAACCTTAAAATTATCCACGTTGCTGGTACAAATGGAAAAGGCTCTACATCAGCTTTTATAAGCAACATTTTGCAGCAGGCTGGATATAAAGTAGCTTTATATACTTCTCCCTACCTCGAAGAATTTGAAGAGAGAATGAGAATAAATGGAGAAAATATTTCCAAGGAAAAGTTGATTTATTATGTTGAATATATAAAGCCTATAATATCTCGTATGGTGGAGGAAGGATACAATCATCCGACGGAATTTGAAGTGGTAACTGCAATTGCTTTTAAATATTTTTATGATGAAAAAGTGGATTTTGTAGTTTTAGAGGTAGGACTTGGAGGTAGATTTGACGCAACAAATGCTATTGATTTTTCATTAGTTTCTGTTATAACCACTATTGATTATGACCATACAGACAGATTGGGACATACTTTAGGAGAGATTGCATATGAAAAGGCAGGCATTATCAAGCGAAATGGAGTGGTGGTAAGTTTTTATCAACAGCCAGAAGCATTGAAAGTCATCATAGAAGCATGTGAGGTAAGAAATGCTTATTTGACTGTACTTGAAAAAAGTAACGTAATTATAAAAGAACAAAACCCTGATTTTCAGATTTTTGACTACAAAAAATACAAGGACTTAAAAATTACTTTATTGGGAGAACATCAGATTTACAATGCTGCTTTGGCGATTGAGAGCGTAGAAAAATTGAAAATGTATGGATACGAAATCACAGAAAAAGATATAAGGGAAGGGCTTTACAGGGCAAAATGGCCTGGAAGATTGGAAGTAATGAGAAAAAAACCCTACGTAGTAATAGACGGTGCTCACAATCCTCAAGGAATGACTGTTTTGAAAGAGTCTCTAAAATTATTTAAATATGATAAATTGATTTTAGTAATTGGAATGCTTAAAGACAAAGATACACAGAAGATGTTGGATATAATTGTGCCAGAGGCAGATATTATAATAACAACCACCCCAATAAGTGAAAGAGCTTATAAGGCAAGTGAACTTGCAGAGCGGATAGAAAAAGAAAAAGTGATTGCGATTGAAAATATTGAAGAAGCGGTAAAATACGCCCTGGATATAGCTAAGGAAGAGGATATGGTACTTTTTTGTGGTTCATTGTACATGATTGGTTATGTGAGGCCTATGCTTAAAAAGGTAATAATTAAGACATATTTTTAA